The following proteins are encoded in a genomic region of Glycine max cultivar Williams 82 chromosome 18, Glycine_max_v4.0, whole genome shotgun sequence:
- the LOC100813040 gene encoding kinesin light chain 3 isoform X3 translates to MSKDRIRQNNSKAMTLGISASTVFAEDATTEAYPDNDPGGDLIGLRKIEDGSVVSNIHTAKWRVFTDKAREFFLQGKLDEAEKLFLSAIEEAKEGFGEKDPHVASACNNLAELYRVKKAFDKAEPLYLEAINILEESFGPDDVRVGVAVHNLGQFYLGQRKLEEARVSYERALKIKRRVLGYGHSECSDTMYHLGVVLYLQGKERDAEAFIKDSIRMLEEGGEGESFICIRRLRYLSQIYMNSQQFAEAELVQRKILHVVELSKGWNSLDTVIAAESLALTLQASGNTKDSKEFLERCLNVRKDLLPGDHIQIGANLLHLARVAMLDCSQHKKLDVSRAKAELDMAKNHLHNSIRISCQCLEKVLKQKDKLKKFSKPGDSRKEGQVALAILLQSLNTLSSVELDKQELQEIQQEKDINLEAREALLQCISAYKEFVHKRSIADTPEIKKEYLSCLKRAQNLFGHKVDEELSNQNDFR, encoded by the exons CAATGACATTAGGAATTAGTGCCAGCACTGTATTTGCTGAAGATGCAACAACTGAAGCATATCCTGATAATGACCCAGGGGGTGACTTAATTGGATTAAGAAAAATTGAGGATGGCTCTGTAGTATCAAACATACATACAGCAAAGTGGAGAGTCTTTACAGATAAAGCGAGAGAATTTTTTCTACAG GGAAAACTAGATGAAGCTGAAAAACTCTTCCTTTCTGCTATAGAAGAAGCTAAAGAAGGTTTCGGCGAGAAAGATCCGCATGTTGCTTCTGCATGCAACAATCTG gCAGAATTGTACAGGGTCAAAAAGGCATTTGACAAAGCAGAACCATTGTATTTGGAAGCTATCAACATATTAGAGGAATCTTTTGGTCCTGATGATGTACG GGTTGGGGTCGCTGTTCACAACCTTGGGCAGTTTTACCTTGGACAGCGGAAGTTGGAAGAAGCTCGTGTTAGCTATGAG CGTGCTTTGAAG ATAAAAAGGCGTGTTCTGGGGTATGGCCATTCAGAATGTTCAGATACAATGTATCATCTAGGAGTG GTCCTGTATcttcaaggaaaagaaagggaTGCTGAGGCCTTTATTAAGGACTCTATAAGGATGCTAGAG GAAGGTGGGGAAGGGGAGTCTTTTATATGCATTAGAAGACTACGATACCTCTCACAG ATATATATGAATTCACAACAATTTGCTGAAGCTGAGTTGGTCCAGAGAAAGATCCTGCATGTTGTGGAATTGTCAAAG GGATGGAATTCCTTGGACACTGTTATTGCAGCTGAATCTTTGGCTCTGACCCTGCAAGCATCTGGCaatacaaaagattcaaaagaGTTTCTTGAAAG ATGTCTTAATGTCCGGAAGGACTTACTTCCTGGTGACCATATTCAG ATAGGTGCAAACTTACTTCATCTAGCAAGAGTGGCAATGCTTGATTGCAGTCAACATAAAAAGTTGGATGTTTCTAGAGCTAAAGCTGAGCTTGATATGGCAAAGAATCATTTGCATAATTCCATAAG GATTTCATGTCAATGTTTAGAGAAGGTATTGAAACAAAAGGATAAGTTAAAGAAATTCAGTAAGCCTGGAGATTCTAGAAAGGAAGGCCAAGTAGCACTGGCCATATTG TTGCAATCACTCAATACATTGTCATCAGTGGAGTTAGATAAGCAAGAATTGCAGGAGATTCAG CAGGAAAAAGATATTAACCTTGAGGCTCGGGAGGCACTTCTTCAATGCATTTCTGCTTACAAGGAG TTTGTACATAAGAGGTCAATTGCTGATACCCCTGAAATAAAGAAAGAATATCTTTCATGTTTAAAGCGCGCTCAAAATTTGTTTGGTCATAAAGTTGATGAAGAGCTAAGCAATCAAAATGATTTCCGATAG
- the LOC100813040 gene encoding kinesin light chain 3 isoform X4, translating into MDCYIWTSMTLGISASTVFAEDATTEAYPDNDPGGDLIGLRKIEDGSVVSNIHTAKWRVFTDKAREFFLQGKLDEAEKLFLSAIEEAKEGFGEKDPHVASACNNLAELYRVKKAFDKAEPLYLEAINILEESFGPDDVRVGVAVHNLGQFYLGQRKLEEARVSYERALKIKRRVLGYGHSECSDTMYHLGVVLYLQGKERDAEAFIKDSIRMLEEGGEGESFICIRRLRYLSQIYMNSQQFAEAELVQRKILHVVELSKGWNSLDTVIAAESLALTLQASGNTKDSKEFLERCLNVRKDLLPGDHIQIGANLLHLARVAMLDCSQHKKLDVSRAKAELDMAKNHLHNSIRISCQCLEKVLKQKDKLKKFSKPGDSRKEGQVALAILLQSLNTLSSVELDKQELQEIQQEKDINLEAREALLQCISAYKEFVHKRSIADTPEIKKEYLSCLKRAQNLFGHKVDEELSNQNDFR; encoded by the exons CAATGACATTAGGAATTAGTGCCAGCACTGTATTTGCTGAAGATGCAACAACTGAAGCATATCCTGATAATGACCCAGGGGGTGACTTAATTGGATTAAGAAAAATTGAGGATGGCTCTGTAGTATCAAACATACATACAGCAAAGTGGAGAGTCTTTACAGATAAAGCGAGAGAATTTTTTCTACAG GGAAAACTAGATGAAGCTGAAAAACTCTTCCTTTCTGCTATAGAAGAAGCTAAAGAAGGTTTCGGCGAGAAAGATCCGCATGTTGCTTCTGCATGCAACAATCTG gCAGAATTGTACAGGGTCAAAAAGGCATTTGACAAAGCAGAACCATTGTATTTGGAAGCTATCAACATATTAGAGGAATCTTTTGGTCCTGATGATGTACG GGTTGGGGTCGCTGTTCACAACCTTGGGCAGTTTTACCTTGGACAGCGGAAGTTGGAAGAAGCTCGTGTTAGCTATGAG CGTGCTTTGAAG ATAAAAAGGCGTGTTCTGGGGTATGGCCATTCAGAATGTTCAGATACAATGTATCATCTAGGAGTG GTCCTGTATcttcaaggaaaagaaagggaTGCTGAGGCCTTTATTAAGGACTCTATAAGGATGCTAGAG GAAGGTGGGGAAGGGGAGTCTTTTATATGCATTAGAAGACTACGATACCTCTCACAG ATATATATGAATTCACAACAATTTGCTGAAGCTGAGTTGGTCCAGAGAAAGATCCTGCATGTTGTGGAATTGTCAAAG GGATGGAATTCCTTGGACACTGTTATTGCAGCTGAATCTTTGGCTCTGACCCTGCAAGCATCTGGCaatacaaaagattcaaaagaGTTTCTTGAAAG ATGTCTTAATGTCCGGAAGGACTTACTTCCTGGTGACCATATTCAG ATAGGTGCAAACTTACTTCATCTAGCAAGAGTGGCAATGCTTGATTGCAGTCAACATAAAAAGTTGGATGTTTCTAGAGCTAAAGCTGAGCTTGATATGGCAAAGAATCATTTGCATAATTCCATAAG GATTTCATGTCAATGTTTAGAGAAGGTATTGAAACAAAAGGATAAGTTAAAGAAATTCAGTAAGCCTGGAGATTCTAGAAAGGAAGGCCAAGTAGCACTGGCCATATTG TTGCAATCACTCAATACATTGTCATCAGTGGAGTTAGATAAGCAAGAATTGCAGGAGATTCAG CAGGAAAAAGATATTAACCTTGAGGCTCGGGAGGCACTTCTTCAATGCATTTCTGCTTACAAGGAG TTTGTACATAAGAGGTCAATTGCTGATACCCCTGAAATAAAGAAAGAATATCTTTCATGTTTAAAGCGCGCTCAAAATTTGTTTGGTCATAAAGTTGATGAAGAGCTAAGCAATCAAAATGATTTCCGATAG
- the LOC106797170 gene encoding uncharacterized protein has product MPFLTREVLNHNILHCMVEHKFSKHIHIIQKKKWSYLMSPKFSYLNSLVERKKPQETTDELAIVKAAAWAWYQHGSGSEGKAKSEFDVTRTQRMARPSRYKLEAMRMAKEAPSNSIHTNYKPLLDTYEVQCISRQLDRLIVESGHNKLGNSINANNNDGKDNANRRMKNKKGMSKGGNLVGSTALSAKCVPVVNLTKCLPRANRDLFSITRF; this is encoded by the coding sequence ATGCCATTTCTCACACGTGAAGTTCTCAACCACAACATATTGCATTGCATGGTGGAACATAAATTTTCCAAACACATTCACATTATCCAAAAAAAGAAGTGGTCTTATCTCATGTCACCCAAGTTCTCCTATCTGAACTCTCTAGTTGAGAGAAAGAAGCCTCAAGAAACCACAGATGAATTGGCCATTGTGAAAGCAGCTGCATGGGCATGGTACCAACATGGTTCAGGCTCTGAAGGAAAGGCTAAGAGTGAGTTTGATGTCACAAGAACTCAACGTATGGCCAGGCCTTCACGTTACAAGTTAGAAGCTATGAGAATGGCTAAGGAAGCACCCTCAAATTCAATTCACACCAATTATAAACCTCTTCTTGATACATATGAagttcaatgcatttcaagGCAATTGGACAGGCTTATTGTAGAGTCTGGCCACAACAAACTTGGCAACAGCATCAATGCAAATAATAATGATGGTAAGGATAATGCTAATAGAAGGATGAAGAATAAGAAGGGGATGAGTAAAGGGGGTAATTTGGTGGGTAGCACTGCTTTGTCTGCCAAATGTGTACCAGTGGTTAATCTGACCAAGTGTCTGCCAAGGGCCAATCGTGATCTATTTTCCATCACTAGGTTTTAG
- the LOC100806624 gene encoding aspartic proteinase PCS1, translating to MAPSSLFSNMHLFFFFLLSSIHLSLQLNHTTSLFSLSFPLTPLSLSTSTASKMMLLNSLLANNNNNNTRLKSPPYSSPYNYKLSFKYSMALIVDLPIGTPPQVQPMVLDTGSQLSWIQCHKKAPAKPPPTASFDPSLSSTFSILPCTHPVCKPRIPDFTLPTSCDQNRLCHYSYFFADGTYAEGNLVREKFTFSRSLFTPPLILGCATESTDPRGILGMNRGRLSFASQSKITKFSYCVPTRETRPGYTPTGSFYLGNNPNSNTFKYIAMLTFGQSQRMPNLDPLAYTVALQGIRIGGRKLNISPAVFRADAGGSGQTMVDSGSEFTYLVNEAYDKVRAEVVRAVGPRMKKGYVYGGVSDMCFDGNAVEIGRLIGDMVFEFENGVQIVIPKERVLATVEGGVHCVGIANSDKLGAASNIIGNFHQQNLWVEFDLVNRRVGFGTADCSRLSN from the coding sequence ATGGCTCCATCTTCACTGTTTTCAAACATgcatctcttcttcttctttcttctttcctccATACACCTCTCTCTACAACTCAACCACACCACCTCATTATTCTCACTCTCTTTCCCTCTCACACCACTCTCTCTCTCCACCAGCACCGCCTCCAAGATGATGCTACTCAACTCTCTCCttgcaaacaacaacaacaacaacacacgACTTAAATCACCACCTTATTCCTCTCCCTACAACTACAAGTTGTCTTTCAAATACTCCATGGCTTTAATCGTGGACCTTCCCATTGGGACCCCACCGCAAGTTCAGCCCATGGTTTTGGACACCGGAAGCCAGCTCTCGTGGATTCAGTGTCACAAAAAAGCACCCGCTAAGCCTCCCCCAACGGCGTCGTTTGACCCTTCTCTCTCCTCCACCTTCTCTATCCTTCCGTGTACTCACCCTGTCTGCAAGCCGCGAATTCCCGATTTTACCCTCCCCACCTCCTGCGACCAGAACCGCCTCTGCCACTACTCCTACTTCTTCGCCGACGGCACCTACGCCGAGGGCAATCTCGTCAGAGAAAAATTCACCTTCTCCCGTTCCCTTTTTACCCCTCCTCTGATCCTCGGCTGCGCCACCGAGTCCACCGACCCCAGGGGCATTTTGGGAATGAACCGTGGACGCCTCTCTTTCGCTTCGCAGTCCAAAATTACTAAATTCTCATACTGTGTCCCCACCCGCGAGACCCGACCCGGTTACACTCCAACCGGGTCGTTCTACCTTGGCAACAACCCGAACTCTAACACATTTAAATACATCGCAATGTTGACTTTTGGTCAGAGTCAACGCATGCCGAATCTCGACCCTTTGGCCTACACTGTAGCCTTACAGGGGATAAGAATCGGAGGAAGAAAACTCAACATCTCGCCGGCGGTTTTTCGTGCTGATGCTGGCGGGTCGGGTCAAACTATGGTTGACTCCGGATCCGAGTTCACTTACCTTGTTAACGAGGCTTATGATAAGGTGCGGGCTGAGGTGGTTAGGGCTGTGGGCCCCAGGATGAAGAAGGGTTACGTGTACGGTGGTGTTTCGGACATGTGTTTTGATGGGAATGCAGTTGAGATCGGACGATTGATAGGGGACATGGTGTTTGAGTTCGAGAATGGGGTGCAAATAGTGATTCCCAAGGAGAGGGTTCTGGCTACCGTGGAGGGTGGGGTCCACTGCGTAGGGATTGCGAACTCTGATAAATTGGGTGCGGCCAGTAACATTATTGGGAATTTTCATCAGCAGAATCTGTGGGTAGAGTTTGATCTGGTCAATCGCAGAGTGGGTTTCGGTACGGCTGATTGTAGCAGATTGTCTAACTAG
- the LOC100782041 gene encoding centromere protein V, whose translation MDAEKVVHTGGCHCKSVRWKVVAPSSVVAWDCNCSTCYMRANTHFIVPADNFELLGDSEKFLTTYTFATHTAKHTFCKICGITSFYHPRSNPDGVAVTFRCVDPGTLTHVEIRHFDGKNWDSAYNQTGISSFSKVQK comes from the coding sequence ATGGATGCTGAAAAAGTGGTGCATACCGGAGGTTGTCATTGTAAGAGTGTAAGGTGGAAAGTGGTTGCTCCTTCAAGTGTTGTGGCATGGGACTGCAACTGCTCAACCTGCTACATGAGAGCCAATACTCACTTCATTGTACCTGCTGACAATTTTGAGCTTCTGGGAGATTCTGAGAAGTTTCTTACAACTTACACCTTTGCCACTCACACTGCAAAACACACATTCTGTAAAATCTGTGGCATAACCTCATTCTATCACCCACGCTCAAACCCAGATGGGGTTGCAGTTACATTTAGGTGTGTTGACCCGGGAACCTTGACACACGTTGAAATCAGGCATTTTGACGGGAAGAATTGGGACAGCGCATATAATCAGACAGGcatctcttcattttcaaagGTGCAGAAGTAA
- the LOC100777746 gene encoding centromere protein V, whose product MPEMDAEKVVHTGGCHCKSVRWKVVASSSVIAWDCNCSNCYMRANTHFVVPAVNFELLGDSGKFLTTYTFGTHTAKHTFCKICGITSFYHPRSNPDGIAVTFKCVDPGTLTHVEIRHADGKNWERAVIETGIASYSKVQK is encoded by the coding sequence ATGCCTGAAATGGATGCCGAGAAAGTGGTGCATACTGGAGGCTGCCATTGTAAGAGTGTAAGGTGGAAAGTGGTTGCTTCTTCCAGTGTTATTGCATGGGATTGCAACTGCTCAAACTGCTACATGAGAGCCAATACTCACTTCGTTGTACCTGCTGTCAATTTTGAGCTTTTGGGAGATTCTGGGAAGTTTCTTACAACTTACACTTTTGGCACTCACACTGCAAAGCACACATTCTGTAAAATCTGTGGCATAACCTCATTCTATCATCCACGCTCAAACCCAGATGGGATTGCTGTTACATTTAAGTGTGTTGACCCTGGAACGTTGACTCACGTTGAAATCAGGCATGCTGATGGGAAGAATTGGGAAAGGGCAGTTATTGAGACAGGCATCGCTTCATATTCAAAGGTGCAGAAGTAA